The following proteins are encoded in a genomic region of Lactiplantibacillus plantarum:
- a CDS encoding DUF6096 family protein gives MTVKKATKKFEMGGLQLELKLTGRDILNIEKRLGKSMMSLFMSADGGMKLPPLNEMLIVLQGSNQTHGVTDNDIFAAFEKYFDEGHAPMDLFTVLTDLFQESGFFGKTASASKTNTESEVTLDNEPTTETTL, from the coding sequence ATGACAGTAAAGAAAGCAACTAAGAAGTTTGAAATGGGTGGATTACAACTTGAATTAAAGTTAACAGGCCGTGATATTTTGAATATTGAAAAACGCTTGGGTAAATCTATGATGTCGCTCTTTATGAGTGCGGATGGCGGAATGAAATTGCCACCATTGAATGAAATGCTTATCGTATTGCAAGGTTCGAACCAAACTCACGGCGTTACTGATAACGACATTTTTGCTGCCTTTGAAAAATATTTTGATGAAGGTCATGCCCCAATGGATTTATTTACAGTGCTAACAGACTTATTCCAGGAATCTGGTTTTTTCGGCAAGACAGCTTCGGCTTCGAAGACGAATACGGAATCGGAAGTCACTCTGGACAACGAACCAACGACCGAGACGACACTTTAA